Proteins encoded together in one Astyanax mexicanus isolate ESR-SI-001 chromosome 10, AstMex3_surface, whole genome shotgun sequence window:
- the asb12b gene encoding ankyrin repeat and SOCS box protein 12b gives MIVHQAPNMSLMDISKIFSLLQPKEDEEDGCQQLNQAIADDDDKLLAELLAQEQYRRCINSRSGWGVPGTPLRMAAAHGHLRCLEVLLAHRAEVDSLDVKAQTPLFTAVSAKHLDCVVALLKAGADPNGSQYNNSSPVLTAAREGDVDILKELLRHGAEVDVRAKVPDWASNATTCRGPLYMSAVYGHLDSFKLLLLHGANPDFNCTDKKLLARIKQPKTVLEMCIRYGCGTEYIQLLIDFGASVYLPELIVDKTTQQNEAVVMLLKERVCPKTLMSQTRLAIRRYLTMTDKSSSIDSLDIPHILKNYLKHIT, from the exons ATGATTGTGCACCAGGCCCCCAACATGAGTTTAATGGACATTTCCAAGATCTTTTCTCTCCTCCAGCCCAAGGAGGATGAAGAAGACGGCTGCCAGCAGCTGAACCAGGCCATCGCCGATGATGACGACAAGCTCCTGGCTGAGCTTCTTGCTCAGGAGCAGTATCGGAGGTGCATCAACAGCCGCAGTGGCTGGGGTGTCCCAGGCACGCCGCTGCGTATGGCAGCTGCCCATGGTCACCTGCGCTGCTTGGAGGTGTTGCTGGCCCACAGGGCCGAGGTGGACAGCCTGGACGTCAAAGCTCAGACTCCGCTGTTCACCGCTGTTAGCGCCAAACATCTAGACTGCGTCGTTGCTCTACTCAAAGCTGGCGCTGATCCCAACGGCAGCCAGTATAACAACAGTTCCCCTGTGCTGACAGCAGCCAGAGAGGGCGATGTGGACATTCTCAAGGAGCTTCTGAGGCACGGGGCTGAGGTGGACGTCAGGGCCAAGGTGCCGGACTGGGCCTCCAATGCCACAACATGCAGAGGACCTCTGTACATGTCTGCCGTTTACGGACACCTGGACTCCTTCAAGCTGTTGCTTCTGCACGGCGCTAATCCAGACTTTAACTGCACTGATAAAAAGTTGCTGGCCAGAATCAAGCAGCCAAAGACTGTGTTAGAGATGTGCATCAGGTACGGCTGTGGAACTGAGTACATTCAGCTGCTCATAGACTTTGGCGCCAGCGTCTACCTCCCTGAGCTCATCGTAGATAAAACCACCCAGCAGAACGAGGCGGTGGTCATGCTGCTCAAAGAAAGAG TCTGCCCGAAAACACTGATGTCCCAGACACGACTCGCAATACGCCGCTACCTTACCATGACAGATAAATCAAGCTCGATCGATAGCCTGGATATTCCTCACATTCTAAAGAACTATTTAAAGCACATTACATGA